DNA sequence from the Amycolatopsis sp. Hca4 genome:
GACGAAGAACGTCGTCACGGTCGTCCAGCGCCACCCGCGTGACGAAGACGGCCAGGTCCTCGAGGACGAGCCCGCCGAGCGCTCGCTGCGGATGATGAAGTGGGGCCTGGTGCCGTTCTGGGCCAAGGACCCGTCGGTCGGCTCGCGGATGATCAACACGCGCGCCGAGACGGCCGCCGAAAAGCCCGCTTTCCGCCGCGCGCTGGTGTCGCGCCGCTGCCTGGTGCCCGCCGACGGCTGGTTCGAGTGGCGCCGCACGGGCAAGGAGAAGGAGCCGTTCTACATGACGGAGCCGGACGGCTCGTCGCTCGCGTTCGGCGGCATCTGGGAGAGCTGGCGGCCGAAGGACGACGACAAGGCGTCGCCGCTGATCACGTTCTCGATCATCACGACCGACGCGGCGGGCCAGCTCACCGACGTCCACCACCGGATGCCGCTGATCGTGCCGCGCGACCACTGGGACGGCTGGCTGGACCCGGACCGCGAAGACGTCACCGACCTGCTGGTGCCGACGCCGGAGGACATCGTGGCGTCGCTGGAGCTGCGGCCGGTCTCGACGCGGGTGAACAACGTCCGCAACAACGGGCCCGAGCTGCTGGAGCGGGTCGACCCGGCGCAGGAGAGCGCCCTGTTCGACGCGCCGAAGTCATGACGGCCGTCCCGATCGAGACCGCCTACGGCCCGGCGCGGGTGTACCTGCACTGCGCCGAAGAGGGCGACGCGGTGCTGATGCTCGGCCACGGCGCGGGCGGCGGCCTGGGCGCGAAGGACCTGGTCGCGGTGACGCGCGCGGCCCGGGACGCGGGCGTGCACGTGGCGCTGGTCGAGCAGCCGTACAAGGTGGCGGGCCGCCGCGCACCGGCCCCGGCGAACCAGCTGGACACGGCGTGGCTGACGGTGGCGGACGAGCTGTCGGAGCGCTTCGACGGCCTGCCGTTCGTGTTCGGCGGCCGTTCGTCGGGCGCGCGCGTGGCCTGCCGGACGGCATCGGCCGGGCAGGCGGTGGCGGTGCTCTGCCTGGCGTTCCCGGAGCACCCACCGGGGCGGCCGGAGAAGACGCGTCAGCCGGAGTTCGACGCGGTCGAGGTGCCGACGTTGGTGATCCAGGGGGAGCGGGATCCGTTCGGGCGGCCGAAGCCGGGGCCGCACCAGGAGCTGGTGCTGGTGGACGGGGACCACAGCCTGGGCAAGGACCTGGAGACGGTCTCGCGGGCGGCGACGGAGTGGCTTTCGCGGGTGCTGCGGCCGCTGGCCTGAGTTGTCCACAACGGGGTCGGTTGTCCACAGATTTGCCGCCGGGCCGGTTTTGCGCCCCTGCTCAAACACGCATTCTTCCTCGCCGCGTTCGCCGATCTGTCGGATCCGACCAGCCGGGCTTACTACGACCGCAAACGAGCTGAGGGCAAGAAGCACAAGGCTGCACTGATCTGCCTGGCCCGGCGCCGCTGCGACGTGCTCTACGCGATGCTGCGCAACGGCACCTAGTACCCCCCGAACCAGCTCCGGCCCCCCGCTGCGGCTTGACAACCACATAGGGACGCCCTCCGGGACAGGGCGGGGGCTGCGGTGAGGTCTGTGGTTCCACCTTCCACCCCGAAGCCTGATTGTGACTACGGACGGTGGTGCCGCGTCAAGGCGGGAAAGATGCCTTGACCCGGCACCACCGTCCGTGTTTTGGCTTCGTATCGGGGTGGGCGGGGAGGTCTGGGTGGGTGTTCCGGTCATGCTCCAGCGTCCTGCTCACACCGATGGGGCACCGGATCACCGCGGTGGCCTCCTGTCGGGCCGCCGCGCGCGGGTAGTCAGTCGTGACCGGTGCGTTCGGTGGACACCTATCCGCAGCTCAGGCCGCGATCGGCGCCACCACGGCACCGGTGAGCCGGATCAGCTCCTCCGGCGCCAGCTCCACTTCCAACCCCCGCCGCCCGGCCGAGCAGAACACCGTTTCGAACTTCGACGCCGTCTCGTCGATCACCACCGGTAGCCGGCTGCGGTGCCCCAGCGGCGAAATCCCGCCCAGCACGTAGCCCGTCGCCCGCTGGGCGGCCGCCGGGTCGGCCATTTTCGCCT
Encoded proteins:
- a CDS encoding SOS response-associated peptidase — protein: MCGRYAATKDPAKLIEEFDAIDLTEGHARADHNVAPTKNVVTVVQRHPRDEDGQVLEDEPAERSLRMMKWGLVPFWAKDPSVGSRMINTRAETAAEKPAFRRALVSRRCLVPADGWFEWRRTGKEKEPFYMTEPDGSSLAFGGIWESWRPKDDDKASPLITFSIITTDAAGQLTDVHHRMPLIVPRDHWDGWLDPDREDVTDLLVPTPEDIVASLELRPVSTRVNNVRNNGPELLERVDPAQESALFDAPKS
- a CDS encoding alpha/beta family hydrolase, which produces MTAVPIETAYGPARVYLHCAEEGDAVLMLGHGAGGGLGAKDLVAVTRAARDAGVHVALVEQPYKVAGRRAPAPANQLDTAWLTVADELSERFDGLPFVFGGRSSGARVACRTASAGQAVAVLCLAFPEHPPGRPEKTRQPEFDAVEVPTLVIQGERDPFGRPKPGPHQELVLVDGDHSLGKDLETVSRAATEWLSRVLRPLA